The Strigops habroptila isolate Jane chromosome 8, bStrHab1.2.pri, whole genome shotgun sequence genome includes a window with the following:
- the IRS1 gene encoding insulin receptor substrate 1, with amino-acid sequence MASPTDNNEGFFSDVRKVGYLRKPKSMHKRFFVLRAASESGPARLEYYENEKKWRHKSGAPKRSIPLESCFNINKRADSKNKHLVALYTKDEHFAIAADSEPEQESWYQALLQLHNRAKGHHHLHHHHHHHHSDVTFGGSSAGLGEAGEDSYGEVAPGPAFKEVWQVILKPKGLGQTKNLIGIYRLCLTNKTISFVKLNSDAAAVVLQLLNIRRCGHSENFFFIEVGRSAVTGPGEFWMQVDDSVVAQNMHETILEAMRAMSEEFRPRSKSQSSSNCSNPISVPLRSRHHVNNPPPSQVGLSRRSRTESVTATSPAGGGGTGGKPSSFRVRASSDGEGTMSRPASVDGSPVSPSANRTHSHRHRGNSRLHPPLNHSRSIPMPSSRCSPSATSPVSLSSSSTSGHGSTSDCLFPRRSSASVSGSPSDGGFISSDEYGSSPCDFRSSFRSVTPDSLGHTPPARGDEELNYICMGGKATSSCCSLAAPNGHFIPRTSHPQQQPRYPSTPCCPRGGSEEAADLEKAFRKRTHSAGTSPTISHQKTPSQSSVASIEEYTEMLPSYPCGGSRLPSYRHSAFVPTHSYPEECLEMHHLDSSHHRTNSAPHTDDGYMPMSPGVAPVPSGGGPPKGGDYMPMSPKSVSAPQQIINPGRGGRHPPATVDSNGYMMMSPSGSYSPESGSAGYGKIWTNGAGHHPKLSVESNEGKLPCGGSDYINMSPASGSTTSTPPDCYFGAVGQPGVEEAAATAHHKPIYSYFSLPRSFKHVHRRGGSGPAVAGEEGSPQPRIALGSGRLLYAAEDSSSSTSSDSLGGGGGGSEGGPPPQAQPPRKVDTAVQTKGRLARPTRLSLGGPKASTLPRAREQPPLLLPPEPKSPGEYVNIEFIAGDKPAFPSAVLGLGLPPPPGSEAAEEYMNMEPGPPRAPCTPGFAAARAAPAARPGRGAAPGGRDYVTMQLGGAAAAGGSCSDCADSPSPCSPARLLSYADVRAGRSAAEKPPPAAASTASPELPRPPAELSAAPPRSSSLLGGPGAGSAFTRVSLSPGRNQSAKVIRADPQGGRRRHSSETFSSTPSAACGAAGGGGLGAPFPCGGAGGAEEVKRHSSASFENVWLRPAAGEAAGAPAGRRDAGAAPALENGLNYIDLDLVKDFSHRRHHLHPPAEGAALPGGKQQPPPPKPPGQPRGSGHSSDDLSAYASISFQKREEM; translated from the coding sequence ATGGCTAGCCCCACAGATAACAACGAGGGCTTCTTCTCTGATGTCAGAAAGGTGGGTTACTTGCGCAAACCCAAGAGCATGCATAAACGCTTTTTTGTGCTGAGGGCGGCCAGTGAGTCTGGACCTGCACGGCTGGAGTATTAtgagaatgagaagaaatggaGACATAAGTCAGGGGCCCCCAAGCGCTCCATCCCACTAGAAAGCTGCTTCAATATCAACAAACGGGCTGACTCCAAGAACAAGCACCTGGTGGCCCTCTACACCAAGGACGAGCACTTTGCCATCGCAGCTGACAGTGAGCCTGAACAGGAGAGTTGGTACCAAGCGCTGCTGCAGTTGCACAACAGGGCCAAGGGACACCACCAcctccatcaccaccaccaccaccaccacagcgACGTCACCTTTGGAGGCAGCAGTGCGGGACTGGGAGAAGCAGGTGAGGACAGCTATGGTGAGGTAGCCCCAGGCCCGGCTTTTAAGGAAGTTTGGCAAGTAATTCTGAAGCCTAAGGGGCTAGGCCAGACAAAGAACCTGATTGGCATCTACCGCCTGTGCCTGACTAACAAGACCATCAGCTTTGTGAAGCTGAATTCAGATGCggctgctgtggtgctgcagctgctcaatATCCGCCGCTGTGGTCACTCTGAGAACTTCTTCTTCATTGAGGTGGGGCGCTCGGCTGTCACGGGACCCGGTGAGTTCTGGATGCAGGTGGATGACTCGGTGGTGGCACAGAACATGCATGAAACCATCCTTGAGGCCATGCGAGCCATGAGTGAGGAATTCAGGCCCCGCAGCAAGAGCCAGTCCTCCTCAAACTGCTCCAACCCCATCTCTGTGCCTCTTCGCAGTAGGCACCACGTCAACAACCCTCCACCCAGCCAAGTGGGGCTCAGTCGTCGGTCCAGAACTGAGAGCGTCACGGCCACCTCTCCTGCCGGTGGTGGAGGTACGGGTGGCAAACCCAGCTCTTTCCGGGTTCGAGCATCGAGTGATGGGGAAGGCACAATGTCAAGGCCTGCCTCTGTGGATGGTAGCCCAGTTAGTCCCAGTGCCAACCGGACCCATTCGCACAGACACCGTGGCAACTCCAGGCTCCATCCTCCACTCAACCACAGCCGGTCCATCCCAATGCCTTCTTCACGCTGCTCTCCTTCAGCCACCAGTCCAGTCAGCCTGTCATCCAGCAGCACTAGTGGCCATGGCTCCACCTCAGACTGCCTGTTTCCACGAAGGTCTAGTGCTTCGGTTTCTGGCTCCCCTAGTGATGgtggatttatttcttctgatgAATATGGTTCCAGCCCGTGTGACTTCCGCAGCTCTTTTCGCAGTGTGACCCCAGATTCATTGGGACACACCCCACCAGCTCGGGGCGACGAAGAGCTCAACTACATCTGCATGGGGGGGAAggccacctcctcctgctgcagcctggcagcccCCAATGGCCACTTCATCCCCCGCACCTcccacccacagcagcagccccgcTACCCTAGCACGCCATGCTGTCCTCGAGGTGGTAGCGAGGAGGCTGCCGACTTGGAGAAGGCATTCAGGAAGCGGACTCACTCTGCAGGCACTTCGCCCACCATCTCCCACCAGAAGACACCCTCACAGTCTTCTGTGGCCTCCATTGAGGAGTACACGGAGATGCTGCCTTCTTACCCCTGTGGTGGCAGCCGGCTGCCCTCCTACCGGCACTCAGCCTTTGTGCCCACTCACTCCTACCCGGAGGAGTGTCTGGAGATGCACCACCTGGACAGCAGCCATCATCGGACCAACTCTGCCCCGCACACAGATGACGGCTACATGCCCATGTCACCCGGTGTAGCCCCTGTGCCCAGCGGCGGGGGGCCCCCCAAGGGTGGAGACTACATGCCCATGAGCCCTAAGAGTGTGTCAGCGCCACAGCAGATCATCAACCCTGGCAGGGGGGGCCGCCACCCTCCAGCCACGGTGGACTCCAATGGCTACATGATGATGTCCCCCAGTGGCAGCTACTCCCCTGAGAGCGGCTCTGCAGGCTATGGCAAGATCTGGACGAATGGTGCCGGCCACCACCCAAAACTCTCGGTGGAGAGCAACGAAGGGAAGCTCCCCTGCGGCGGCAGCGACTACATCAACATGTCCCCAGCCAGCGGCTCCACCACTAGCACCCCGCCTGACTGCTACTTCGGGGCCGTGGGGCAGCCGGGTGTTGAGGAGGCCGCTGCCACAGCGCACCACAAGCCCATCTACTCCTACTTCTCGCTGCCGCGCTCCTTCAAGCACGTGCACCGGCGAGGCGGCAGCGGGCCGGCGGTGGCGGGCGAGGagggcagcccccagccccgcaTCGCTCTCGGCTCCGGCCGCCTCCTCTACGCCGCCGAGGACTCGTCCTCCTCCACCAGCAGCGACAGCCTGGGCGGCGGTGGCGGTGGCTCGGAGGGCGGCCCCCCGCCGCAAGCGCAGCCTCCGCGCAAGGTGGACACGGCCGTGCAGACCAAGGGCCGCCTGGCGCGACCCACGCGGCTGTCGCTGGGCGGCCCCAAGGCCAGCACCCTGCCGCGGGCCCGGGAGCAGCCCCCGCTCCTCCTGCCCCCGGAGCCCAAGAGCCCCGGCGAGTACGTCAACATCGAGTTCATCGCCGGCGACAAGCCGGCCTTCCCCTCGGCCGTCCTGGGGCTGGGCttgccgccgccgccgggcagCGAGGCAGCCGAGGAGTACATGAACATGGAGCCGGGGCCGCCGCGGGCCCCCTGCACGCCCGGCTTCGCCGCCGCACGGGCGGcccccgcggcccggcccggccgagGCGCGGCCCCCGGCGGCCGGGACTACGTGACAATGCAGCTGGGGGGCGCCGCCGCTGCCGGGGGCTCCTGCTCGGACTGCGCCGACAGCCCTTCCCCCTGCTCGCCCGCCCGCTTGCTCAGCTACGCCGACGTGCGGGCGGGTCGCTCCGCCGCCGAGAAGCCCCCGCCGGCGGCGGCGTCGACGGCATCCCCGGAGCTGCCGCGGCCACCGGCCGAGCTGTCGGCGGCACCGCCGCGTTCCTCCTCCCTGCTCGGGGGCCCCGGCGCGGGCAGCGCCTTCACTCGCGTTAGCCTCAGCCCTGGCCGCAACCAGAGCGCCAAGGTGATCCGCGCCGACCCGCAGGGCGGCCGGCGGCGGCACAGCTCTGAGACTTTCTCTTCCACGCCGAGCGCTGCctgcggggcggcgggcggcggcgggctcGGGGCGCCCTTCCCCtgcggcggcgcggggggcgcCGAGGAGGTGAAGCGGCACAGCTCGGCCTCCTTCGAGAACGTATGGCTGCGGCCCGCCGCGGGGGAGGCGGCCGGAGCCCCCGCGGGCCGCCGGGACGCGGGAGCCGCGCCCGCCCTAGAGAACGGGCTCAACTACATCGACCTGGACTTGGTGAAGGACTTCAGCCACCGCCGGCACCACCTCCACCCCCCCGCCGAGGGCGCCGCTCTGCCGGGCGGGAagcagcagccgccgccgccgaaGCCCCCGGGCCAGCCTCGCGGGAGCGGCCACTCCAGCGACGACTTGAGCGCGTACGCCAGCATCAGCTTCCAGAAGCGGGAGGAGATGTAG